The sequence below is a genomic window from Canis aureus isolate CA01 chromosome 26, VMU_Caureus_v.1.0, whole genome shotgun sequence.
CTTTTGGCCTGGACACAGAAATCATTAAGTGGAGcaacagaatgaaaatacaactgaaaTCCTAAAAAGCTAACTTCTGTGCAAGAATATATCCAATAACCTAGAAGGGAAAGTACTGTTAGAACTGAGAACAATTATAATGGCTTTCTGATTAGACCAATTACATGATGATTTTGAAGAGAGTAAGGAAATAAATCTAAGATAAGATAAAAGAGGAGTGGTACCCTGTTGACAATAAAGGGtgaatggagggcagcccgggtggctcagcggtttagcgctgccttcagcccagggtgtgatcctggagacccgggatcgagtcccacgtcaggctccctgcatggagcctgcttctccctctgcctgtgtctctgcctctctctctctctctctctgtaactgtcataaataaattaaaaaatatatattaaaaaaaaaaatggtgaatgGAGGGCAATGGATCATGGGGCAATTCTAGCAAATAATGCAGTTGAACCACAGAATGAAACTTGGAAGACTTTGACAAAGAAGGATCAATGAAAACATTCTCTTGAGGATGAGAATAATCAGATTTATGTGCTGAAAACATTTTTGACAATAGTCATCATTTGCATTTGAGGGAGGTACAACGGCATAATCCTCTGAAAGAATATTTCTGacgtaaaaaggaatgaatagtGTATGGAAAGGGGTGTTCCACTCTTTCCGCCACTCGTGCCTCTAAGTGCTATTCCTGCCTTACTGCTTTTGATTCTCAATGAAAccactgagaaaagaaaacaaatggcaatAATGAACCAGATATAAAGTTTCCCAATGAAGACCTTAATAgctttaaaatgggaattttaaaCTCTAGTCATTATTGTAGTGTTTGGCAAATACGGATTTGGTTGGCTGCTTTTTCTGTGAATCACCAAAAGTCTTGAAAAGCTTCAGATGGTGGCCTTCTGGAAGTtcagagtattttatttattgaagaatggATTTCACTATTAACCTTACCTGCTTCAAATTCTGTTGGCTACCTTACCAATATAAATTTAGTCTTcatagataaaaaaatattttttcatagcaGCAAGTCTATCCATTATTGTGAAGTTTGCTTTCAAGGAAATTTGATATTCCATCATGAGTTAAATTTTTTGGTCCCAAAGTAACTTCATCTGCAAAGTGTCAGTAAAGTTCCTAGTTCTCTGTTAAAATTCGAGCCACTCTGTCATATAAATACAGTTAGATGGTGAAATCTCACCACCTTCATGGCAGTCgtcaaaaacctttaaaaaagaaaaaaaaattgcaatcaaatgagagttttaaaattattacattatCAGTAAAGTCTTAAATGTCACCTACAACTAAAATTTCTGTTAAAGTGTCCAAGACcaaccattttttaaagcaatatttaaagtaaaattttcaaagtGAAAGACTAGAGCTGTATTTAAGAGCGTGCTATCATAGGACTTGCTATGTGATTATAAAGTGAGTTAGTAAGAGAACTTTCACTGTAGCACTAAGGTGACCTGTTCATCTGCCCACTGGGCTAAAGGCTATCAGCAGGTAACAGGAATACAGGAGAGCAGATCTAGATATATGTTTCACTAATCAAATGTTTCACGTTAGCtacatttctttttgtaaatggTGCTAAATAGAATTCCCAATATGCTTCCTGGTTTTTCTAGAAGTTGAAACCAGCATACAGAAAGCTTAGGCATATAGACAAGGGCTggtacaatgaaaataaaacatacaccagAAGCCCAAGAATATGCAGTGCCTGCAGCATGCAGCTGGCACGTGTGAACTATGTGGGAACAGATGAATGAAGAGTGCTGGGGGTATGATAACAGGGGAAAAAACATCTCTGGGTTTGCATCCTGATTGTTACTTCTAAGCTGTAGCTTCTACACCTTGCTTAGCCTCATGCTTATGCAGAAATAACATCACTAGCTCCAAGGGACAagaggaggattaaatgagaccatataaatcTTCAAGAACATGCCTGGCCTGTGGTAGGTTCTCAACAAATCTTATTTCCCTCCTTACTTAGGTTAAATGATCAGCCCTCATTAAACATTGTCCATTTCAGGgcctacaggaaaaaaatcacaaatttccCTAGCgtggttattgtaaataaaaatgtaaagcaagGACTTGTTCATCAAGGGCCCATCATCAAGGTTACATGGAGGTTTGAGCTGCTCTTGGTCAACTCTGAAAGTCAGAAAATGGGGGTGTGCTTGCTGTTAAGTTAGGTGGCATTTGCACAGTCAGGTATGAAGTGGAGCCACTTTAACTCACCGGGCAGAGTCCACATGGGGCCCGGACCAAACCTGTGGGTGGGATGATTGGATTGACTGCTCTGTACAGTTTCATGTGTCCATCTACACTGCCAACAGTGCCTTCTTTTGCAGCAATGATAGTCATCTCCACTTTCCCATCGTAAATGAGTGTATTTAAGATAGTTTCAATGTCCTCCATGGATAACTCTACCTGAAAAGGAGATGCATTAGAAAGGACACAGAAAGCACAAGAAGACATCCTTTTGGAGAGTGTGTAAAGAGTAAAGGGTTCACAGTTCCTCAGTGAAATGACGAAACATCATGCTGGTGAGTAATCAGAAGTGAGGGGTTGAACAGCAGCCCAAGTTAGCACAAACCACAGAAATGCTAGAGACAGAACTCTAACCTCATGCTGAAtttgacactttatttttttttttaatttttttttaatttttatttacttatgatagtcacagagagagagagacagagagaggcagagacataggcagagggagaagcaggctccatgcaccggaagcccgacatgggattcgatcccgggtctccaggatcgcatcctgggccaaaggcaggcgctaaactgctgcgccacccagggttcccaacactttattttttttaaggttttgtttattaatgagaggcagagacacaggcagagggagaagaagcaggctccacgcagggaacctgatgtgggactcaatcctgggaccccaggatcacgccctgagccaaaggcagacactcaaccactgaatcacccaggcatcccaacacttTCTATTTTTCCACTTTCTAAGTGAAATCTAGAAGTCTTATAAAGTAACATTTTTGGGGGCAAGAATTTTATGGGGATTCATAAAATGAGcagaaagaattattttagatATCAAATTGTCCAAATTCCtacttttttataaatgaaagatttGGGGGACAGGAAATGAAGATGACTTGTCTATGTATTGTTTTTTCTCTGATAATGAAGAACATCCAGCACAGTGTCTTTATGTATAGGTCTTCAAAAACATATGCTGACAAGAGCACTCTCATCTTACAAGGGGACACAATACCAATAAATGACAACTGATGTGATGACTGATGTTTGGCACCTATGTTGAAATGTCTCTGAGAAAGTCAAGACCTTGTCAGAACAGACTTTTGAATCTTGGTAGTGCCATGCATGCCAGGCCTCTGCTCTGCTGCTCTATCCTCCAAGCTTAAGTTCACACAGATCACACAGTGCCTGATGGCATGACAGTCACCTGTCTAAATGGGTTCTGCAGAAGGTTCATAGGTATCACCTGGAAAAGGGGTCTGGGTCAAATATGTTTAGAATACATTGTAAACTATATCCCTATGATGAagagtaacttttaaaaaataagatgaaaattaaaaattgagctCTTACCTTACTGATCCCCAATTCACAAATGTACTTCCACACTTCATGTGATGAGGCAAATGAACTATTTCTTTGTATCATTGGATTCTGTTTGCTTTCTCGAGCTGTTTCTGCCTTTTAGGGtagaaatatatctcaataagaaCACTAGCATTTTCTGAACACAGTTTATATAGTGTGAAATCAACAGAATATATTGTTTAGTGAAAATTACTGGTTTGAGTATTTTCATGTCCTATGTGAAATATGATATACAAGATTAAACATTCTTTAtgaagtaactttaaaaaaaaatttgcagtgATGTTTCCTTAATTATGCCTCACCTTGGTTTGTAGGAATTTAAAACACTGTTGGTTAAGCACCTCTACAAATTCTGATTCAAAATCCTGGTCACTGTACCAGGCTCCACCAGTCACAGACCGGTCCGGCTGCAAGTTATAAAGcatatatactttcttttttgagGCCTAGGAAAAAACATTAACAGCAGATGTGGTTATAAGATAAACATGtcttgcaggggcacctgggtggctcagtcggttaagtgttcgactcttggtctcagggttgtgagtttaagccctgcgTCTAGCtccttgctgggtgtggagcctgctaagagtctccttctctccctctgcccctcccctacccctgGTGCACATGCACGctctttctgtaaaaataaatttaaaaatcttaaaaaaaaaaaaaaaggtaaccaaGTCTTTCAAAACTAAGATTTAAAGAAACTCTCaaaactttacatatatatatatttttttactttcttttgagctggggtgggtgaggggcaaggagatggggaggaagagactcttaaccagtgccacacccagcatggaacctgactctgggctctatctcatgactctgacatcatgacctgagctgagatcaagactcatatgcttatctgactgagccacccaggcacccctcaaaccttttattttagagcagttttagatttacacaATTAGTGTAAAGATGGTACATTTACCTTGTGCTTAGTTTCCCCtcttaacatcttacattagtagGTTGCATTTATTACAGTTAATGAACTAATATTGATATatcattattaactaaagtctataCTTCATTgacatttctttagtttttccctAATATCCTTTTTCTGGTCCAAGAACCTATTCAGGATACCATATTACACTTACTTGTCCTGTTCCATTGGCAAATTCTCAGACTCTCCTTGCTTTTGATAACTTGCCAGTACTGAGGATGACTGGTCAGGTATTCTATAGGATATCTCTTGACTGGGACCTGCCTGACGTTTTTCTTATGACTACTCTAGGAGAAAGACCACGGAGAAGTGCCCTTCTCATCACATCCTGTCAAGGGCGTTCGATCACCAAGTGATAATTGATCACCACTGATAAGACTTCTCAGTATTGAGGTTAACCTTGATCAGATGGCTTGAAGTAGTGCTTCTCCGTTTTCTCCATCATAAACTGACATTTTTTCCCTAGTCTTTCCATATGTGGAAGGACATCACCATGCTCAGCCCACACTTAAGGAGTGGGAGTTATATTCCACTTCTTTGAGGGTAGAGTGTCCATCCACCTAAATTACCTAGAATTCTTCTGCACAGGAAGTTTGTCTATTTTGCCTCAATCTACTCGTGggaagatgtcatttatttattttttaaaagatcttttaaatttacttttgacagagaaagagcaagcaaagGGAGGGACAAgggcaagcagactcctcactgagtgtggagtatgatgcagggcttaatctcgtGACCCTGAGTGGAAATTGGCCTAAGCCACCCCAGCTAACTCTTTGTGTCTCACCCACTGAAAAGCCAAAACTACTATACTCTTCACTAAGGAATTTTtggaatcatttatttatttaaacatttccatATGGACTcatgagtatttattttatactggGCTATAATCTAAAACTACTTTAGTTTGAAAACTTGAAAACATCATGTGAATAAAAAAAGCCTAATacaaaagaccatatattgtatgataCAGTTTATATGGAATGTCCAGAATACGTagatctatagagacagaaactacatcagtggttgtcagggccTACGGGCAGGAAGGCTGGGGAGTGACTCCTAGTGGGGTCACATTTCAGAGGTGATGAAAATGTGTGAATTAGAATAGTGTGATGGTTGCATGTCTCTGTCAGTATACTAAAAACTGCCAAACTATACAATTTAAACAGATGAATTTTCTGGTATGTCagttatctcaataaagctgttattaaaaataaagatggagatGAAAGATTGGCAAAGTGAAGCTAG
It includes:
- the POLR3F gene encoding DNA-directed RNA polymerase III subunit RPC6 isoform X1, yielding MAEVKVKVQPPDADPVEVENRIIELCHQFPHGITDQVIQNEMPHIEAQQRAVAINRLLSMGQLDLLRSNTGLLYRIKDSQNAGPVSFFLSKMKGSDNQEKLVYQIIEDAGNKGIWSRDIRYKSNLPLTEINKILKNLESKKLIKAVKSVAASKKKVYMLYNLQPDRSVTGGAWYSDQDFESEFVEVLNQQCFKFLQTKAETARESKQNPMIQRNSSFASSHEVWKYICELGISKVELSMEDIETILNTLIYDGKVEMTIIAAKEGTVGSVDGHMKLYRAVNPIIPPTGLVRAPCGLCPVFDDCHEGGEISPSNCIYMTEWLEF
- the POLR3F gene encoding DNA-directed RNA polymerase III subunit RPC6 isoform X2 encodes the protein MAEVKVKVQPPDADPVEVENRIIELCHQFPHGITDQVIQNEMPHIEAQQRAVAINRLLSMGQLDLLRSNTGLLYRIKDSQNAGKMKGSDNQEKLVYQIIEDAGNKGIWSRDIRYKSNLPLTEINKILKNLESKKLIKAVKSVAASKKKVYMLYNLQPDRSVTGGAWYSDQDFESEFVEVLNQQCFKFLQTKAETARESKQNPMIQRNSSFASSHEVWKYICELGISKVELSMEDIETILNTLIYDGKVEMTIIAAKEGTVGSVDGHMKLYRAVNPIIPPTGLVRAPCGLCPVFDDCHEGGEISPSNCIYMTEWLEF
- the POLR3F gene encoding DNA-directed RNA polymerase III subunit RPC6 isoform X3, with translation MPHIEAQQRAVAINRLLSMGQLDLLRSNTGLLYRIKDSQNAGPVSFFLSKMKGSDNQEKLVYQIIEDAGNKGIWSRDIRYKSNLPLTEINKILKNLESKKLIKAVKSVAASKKKVYMLYNLQPDRSVTGGAWYSDQDFESEFVEVLNQQCFKFLQTKAETARESKQNPMIQRNSSFASSHEVWKYICELGISKVELSMEDIETILNTLIYDGKVEMTIIAAKEGTVGSVDGHMKLYRAVNPIIPPTGLVRAPCGLCPVFDDCHEGGEISPSNCIYMTEWLEF